The Manihot esculenta cultivar AM560-2 chromosome 1, M.esculenta_v8, whole genome shotgun sequence genome has a window encoding:
- the LOC110624764 gene encoding protein MIZU-KUSSEI 1, with protein MARASQDSSSSKRHFHWTKKIGTENDEVPSFKSSSNSTEEDKKENARSHAALLTPKKKLPAVAVARLRSVLSAFGKNRSNLPLGLGHRVVGTLFGYRRGHVHFAFQRDPNSPPAFLIELATPISGLVREMASGLVRIALECDKEKEEEKNKAVRLLEEPMWRTYCNGKKCGFATRRECGAKDWKVLKAVEPISMGAGVLPGVIGDLGADGELMYMRAKFERIVGSRDSEAFYMMNPDSNGAPELSIYLLRV; from the coding sequence ATGGCTAGAGCCTCTCAAGATTCCTCCTCTTCTAAGAGGCACTTCCACTGGACTAAAAAGATTGGAACTGAAAATGATGAAGTTCCAAGCTTCAAGTCCTCCTCAAACTCCACTGAGGAAGACAAAAAGGAAAATGCTAGGAGCCATGCTGCTTTGCTAACTCCAAAGAAGAAGCTTCCAGCTGTAGCAGTTGCTAGGCTTCGCTCTGTTCTTTCAGCCTTTGGTAAGAACCGATCTAATCTCCCACTGGGGCTTGGCCACAGAGTCGTCGGTACCCTTTTCGGCTACCGGCGAGGGCATGTTCATTTTGCTTTTCAAAGAGATCCCAATTCTCCTCCAGCTTTTCTCATAGAACTTGCAACACCAATTAGTGGATTGGTTCGAGAAATGGCATCTGGGTTGGTGAGAATTGCATTGGAGTGTGacaaggagaaagaagaggagaAAAATAAAGCAGTGAGATTGCTTGAAGAGCCAATGTGGAGGACTTATTGTAATGGGAAGAAATGTGGTTTTGCAACTAGAAGAGAATGTGGGGCTAAAGACTGGAAAGTTTTGAAAGCTGTGGAGCCAATTTCAATGGGAGCTGGTGTGTTGCCTGGAGTTATAGGTGACCTTGGAGCTGATGGTGAACTCATGTATATGAGAGCTAAGTTTGAGAGAATTGTTGGGTCTAGAGATTCTGAAGCTTTCTACATGATGAATCCTGACAGCAATGGTGCTCCTGAACTCAGTATCTATTTGCTTAGAGTCTAG
- the LOC110620076 gene encoding zinc finger SWIM domain-containing protein 8 homolog isoform X2, with amino-acid sequence MLAFTSSSVGALPLAAPVKTRSGCKGQKEISPVSVSTQLRPYDPRSGLNKLVISPVGLGKQLRPIYGTKHCNRKQSASIICAAAMSARCSASGQTQTITREAPTITKAPVREPTKTPQLDDGGPGLPPGDDGGGGGGGGGGGNWSGGFFLFGFLAFLGFLKDKETDDGGYQDSRRR; translated from the exons ATGTTGGCATTTACTTCAAGTTCTGTTGGAGCCTTACCTCTAGCAGCACCAG TTAAAACTAGAAGCGGATGCAAGGGTCAAAAGGAAATAAGTCCTGTCAGTGTTTCCACTCAGCTTCGACCTTATGATCCTCGAAGTGGGTTAAACAAGCTTGTGATAAGTCCAGTAGGACTTGGGAAGCAGTTACGTCCTATTTATGGAACAAAACATTGTAATAGAAAGCAATCTGCTTCTATTATATGTGCTGCTGCTAtg AGTGCAAGATGCTCTGCTTCAGGGCAAACTCAAACCATAACTCGTGAGGCACCAACAATCACCAAGGCTCCTGTACGAG AACCTACCAAGACGCCACAACTTGATGATGGTGGACCTGGACTGCCACCTGGTGATGATGGCGGCGGCGGAGGTGGGGGTGGTGGGGGAGGAAACTGGTCAGGCGGATTCTTCCTTTTTGGTTTTCTTGCATTTCTAGGCtttttaaaagataaagagACTGATGATGGCGGCTACCAGGATAGCAGGAGAAGATAG
- the LOC110622549 gene encoding single-stranded DNA-binding protein, mitochondrial yields the protein MANSIATLSRRLSRSLITNPKFSQISMLFCTDNLSSRDDSALEDSDHNSDTDSVPSSISQSSLSSSSTLAAASPGSTDERMIYQRPLENGLDLGIYRAILVGQVGQTPLQKKLRSGRIVTMFSLGTGGIRNNRRPLQNEEPKEYANRCNVQWHRISVYPERLGSLVMKNVGPGSIIYLEGNLETKVFTDPITGLVRRIREVAIRRDGRLVFLGKGGDDQQAASANELRSVGYY from the exons ATGGCTAATTCAATTGCTACTCTCTCGCGAAGGCTCTCTCGTTCCCTTATCACTAACCCCAAATTCTCTCAGATTTCCATGCTCTTTTGCACCGATAACCTCTCCTCTCGAGACGACTCCGCCTTGGAAGACTCCGATCACAACTCGGATACTGATTCCGTGCCGAGTTCCATCTCACAATCATCATTATCCTCCTCATCAACCTTAGCAGCTGCTTCCCCCGGGTCGACTGATGAGCGAATGATCTATCAACGGCCTCTAGAGAATGGCCTCGATTTGGGGATTTACAGG GCAATATTGGTGGGGCAGGTGGGGCAGACTCCATTGCAGAAGAAGTTGAGAAGTGGGAGGATTGTGACAATGTTCTCGCTGGGGACAGGTGGGATTCGCAATAATAGGAGGCCATTACAGAATGAGGAGCCAAAGGAGTATGCAAATCGGTGTAATGTTCAGTGGCATCGGATTTCGGTTTACCCAGAAAGATTGGGGAGTCTAGTCATGAAGAATGTTGGACCGGG TTCAATTATTTATCTGGAGGGGAATCTGGAGACCAAAGTTTTCACTGATCCAATAACCGGTCTTGTTCGGCGCATAAGAGAGGTTGCCATTCGTCGAGATG GTCGGCTTGTGTTTTTGGGAAAAGGTGGTGATGACCAGCAAGCAGCAAGTGCAAATGAATTGAGAAGTGTTGGCTATTACTAG
- the LOC110624756 gene encoding uncharacterized protein LOC110624756: MADDPEKRFHSIMDKLFHAPKSLSNPSSSSGVELSRGKKRPNPESALALVEPRTRGDVVGSSQRSLAPADAPLCRPWDRGDLMRRMATFKSMTWFAKPKVVSAVNCARRGWINLDMDIIGCEACGARLLFSTPSSWTQQQVEKAAMVFSLKLDNGHKLLCPWIDNACDERLAEFPPTPPPVLVDKFRERSSALLQLLGLPMISSSALEYMKSSQLEEFLRQAPTLDCGNGSIKISQVEYPGNESEAYSANLYYQAQKLISLCGWEPRLLPYVVDCKAKPKKRIKDANTLNSSHIFTNGQNTSIGFYSATTNENAEATEDFNAPGGLQADPHSIVLDCKLCGASVGLWTFSTVPRPVELFRLVGYTEVNSRKNYGQDSENESQVNDRQVINSSSNGVLSSIDRPSTLNFTIAGGPPPTKQNFKATISLPVIGRNLRARFSHDSGFRDHTFNDLEPQSRPDKYLCMEESSITENFGEQVSLPESVGMLKSKTTDQGQCSSASGDQSSCLNIENGKKGSDLRKDSDSNRECTTESTADAAQGFDQSNRLPENALNVGSLDSPAGSLGSSQIIVSSMSGPGATVTAGNGNSTRDSLALVTSEGGNQQQVPGADVLCGKDVNLKIDLTKGKELKEISDEGMEFDPIRQHRHFCPWIVSTESWAAGWKQTLSALFRLKDLSSPSTKSPSSTSTVKVDDPITSVRKLFMSPSAKKMKPTRGSS, translated from the exons ATGGCAGATGATCCAGAGAAGAGATTTCACTCCATCATGGATAAGCTCTTTCACGCCCCTAAATCCCTTTCCAATCCCTCCAG TTCATCTGGAGTTGAGTTATCAAGGGGAAAAAAGAGACCCAATCCAGAGTCTGCATTGGCATTAGTGGAACCTAGAACAAGAGGGGATGTGGTTGGGTCATCTCAGCGTTCATTAGCTCCAGCCGATGCTCCGTTGTGCAGACCCTGGGACCGAGGAGATCTTATGAGGAGGATGGCCACTTTTAAGTCCATGACTTGGTTTGCTAAGCCCAAG GTGGTCAGTGCTGTAAATTGTGCCAGGAGGGGATGGATCAATTTGGATATGGATATTATAGGCTGTGAAGCATGTGGAGCTCGTCTTCTTTTTTCCACTCCATCATCTTGGACGCAGCAGCAAG TTGAGAAGGCAGCAATGGTTTTTAGCTTAAAGCTGGATAATGGACACAAATTATTATGTCCCTGGATTGATAATGCCTGTGATGAGAGATTGGCAGAGTTTCCTCCCACTCCTCCTCCAGTATTAGTTGATAAATTCAGAGAACGTTCTTCTGCTCTCTTACAACTTTTAGGCCTTCCAATGATTTCATCTTCTGCTTTGGAATACATGAAAAGCTCACAGCTGGAAGAATTTCTTAGACAGGCACCAACCTTGGATTGTGGCAATGGATCTATCAAAATATCCCAAGTAGAATATCCTGGAAATGAGTCTGAAGCTTATTCTGCTAACTTGTATTATCAG GCACAAAAGCTTATAAGTTTATGTGGCTGGGAACCACGTTTACTTCCTTATGTTGTTGACTGCAAGGCAAAACCAAAGAAGCGCATTAAGGATGCCAATACTTTGAATTCATCCCATATATTCACTAATGGGCAAAATACAAGCATCGGTTTTTATTCTGCCACCACCAATGAAAATGCGGAGGCGACTGAAGATTTTAATGCGCCTGGTGGGCTACAAGCTGATCCTCACTCCATTGTTTTAGATTGCAAACTTTGTGGAGCCAGTGTGGGATTATGGACTTTTTCTACAGTTCCGCGGCCAGTGGAGTTGTTTAGATTGGTTGGGTACACTGAAGTGAATAGTAGAAAAAATTATGGACAAGATTCAGAGAATGAAAGTCAAGTTAATGACAGACAAGTTATAAATTCTTCCTCTAATGGAGTATTATCTTCCATAGATAGACCATCaactttaaattttacaatTGCTGGGGGTCCACCACCAACAAAACAGAACTTCAAAGCAACAATTTCTTTGCCTGTTATTGGTCGGAATTTAAGGGCCAGGTTTTCTCATGACTCTGGTTTTAGAGATCATACATTTAATGACCTGGAACCTCAGTCTCGACCAGATAAGTATTTATGTATGGAAGAAAGTAGCATCACAGAAAATTTTGGCGAGCAAGTTTCTCTTCCAGAATCTGTGGGGATGTTAAAGAGCAAAACAACTGATCAGGGACAATGTAGTTCTGCAAGTGGAGATCAATCCTCTTGTTTGAACATTGAAAATGGTAAAAAAGGATCTGATCTTAGAAAGGACTCTGATAGTAATAGGGAATGCACAACAGAGAGCACAGCAGATGCAGCACAAGGTTTTGATCAAAGTAATAGGTTGCCTGAAAATGCACTAAATGTTGGGTCCCTAGATTCTCCAGCAGGAAGTTTGGGTAGTTCTCAAATTATAGTGTCTTCTATGTCAGGGCCTGGTGCTACTGTCACTGCTGGAAATGGGAATAGTACAAGGGACTCATTAGCTTTGGTTACTTCTGAAGGTGGCAATCAACAACAGGTCCCAGGAGCAGATGTTTTATGTGGCAAAGATGTTAATTTGAAGATAGACTTGACCAAAG GGAAGGAGCTAAAAGAAATATCAGATGAAGGAATGGAGTTTGATCCAATCAGGCAGCACAGACACTTTTGCCCCTGGATTGTATCAACAGAGAGTTGGGCAGCTGGTTGGAAGCAAACATTATCTGCTTTATTTCGTCTAAAGGATCTTTCTAGCCCTTCCACAAAATCTCCTTCGTCCACGTCCACAGTTAAG GTGGATGATCCCATTACTTCAGTAAGAAAGCTCTTCATGTCTCCATCAGCAAAGAAAATGAAGCCGACTCGTGGGTCTAGCTGA
- the LOC110624776 gene encoding protein Dr1 homolog isoform X1: MEPMDIVGKSKEDASLPKATMTKIIKEMLPPDVRVARDAQDLLIECCVEFINLVSSESNEVCSREEKRTIAPEHVLKALEVLGFGEYIEEVYAAYEQHKLETMDSLKGGKWSNGAEMTEEEAAAEQQRMFAEARARMNGGAIATKQPESDRSLES; this comes from the exons atGGAACCGATGGATATTGTGGGTAAATCGAAAGAGGATGCGTCGCTTCCTAAAG CAACTATgacaaaaattattaaagagATGTTACCCCCAGATGTTCGTGTTGCAAGAGATGCTCAAGATCTTTTGATAGAGTGTTGTGTAG AGTTTATAAACCTTGTGTCATCAGAGTCCAATGAAGTATGCAGTAGAGAGGAGAAACGGACAATTGCGCCTGAGCATGTGCTCAAAGCCTTAGAG GTTCTTGGGTTTGGTGAGTACATCGAGGAGGTTTATGCTGCATACGAGCAACACAAGCTTGAGACTATG GACTCTTTAAAAGGTGGTAAATGGAGCAATGGAGCAGAGATGACAGAGGAAGAAGCAGCAGCAGAGCAGCAAAGGATGTTTGCTGAGGCACGTGCAAGAATGAATGGAGGAGCTATTGCAACCAAGCAACCAGAGAGTGACCGAAGTTTAGAGAGCTAA
- the LOC110624776 gene encoding protein Dr1 homolog isoform X2 — translation MEPMDIVGKSKEDASLPKATMTKIIKEMLPPDVRVARDAQDLLIECCVEFINLVSSESNEVCSREEKRTIAPEHVLKALEVLGFGEYIEEVYAAYEQHKLETMQDSLKGGKWSNGAEMTEEEAAAEQQRMFAEARARMNGGAIATKQPESDRSLES, via the exons atGGAACCGATGGATATTGTGGGTAAATCGAAAGAGGATGCGTCGCTTCCTAAAG CAACTATgacaaaaattattaaagagATGTTACCCCCAGATGTTCGTGTTGCAAGAGATGCTCAAGATCTTTTGATAGAGTGTTGTGTAG AGTTTATAAACCTTGTGTCATCAGAGTCCAATGAAGTATGCAGTAGAGAGGAGAAACGGACAATTGCGCCTGAGCATGTGCTCAAAGCCTTAGAG GTTCTTGGGTTTGGTGAGTACATCGAGGAGGTTTATGCTGCATACGAGCAACACAAGCTTGAGACTATG CAGGACTCTTTAAAAGGTGGTAAATGGAGCAATGGAGCAGAGATGACAGAGGAAGAAGCAGCAGCAGAGCAGCAAAGGATGTTTGCTGAGGCACGTGCAAGAATGAATGGAGGAGCTATTGCAACCAAGCAACCAGAGAGTGACCGAAGTTTAGAGAGCTAA
- the LOC110622580 gene encoding uncharacterized protein LOC110622580: MDVRKIVVVVEDLEIARTALQWALHNLLRFGDLITLLHVFSSPSNSKTRKKKTRLLRLKGFQLALSFKDLCNNSFFNTNIEIIVREGDQEGGTIAALVREMGAFALVVGLHDQSFLYKLAMAHNNVGNILNCKVVAIKQPGAIQEIRTRATPVVVGSSTNMDFSLIEIASLEVPDIPAPKVAYKICPDPYAVIWRWRKSRRKSGS, encoded by the exons ATGGATGTGAGGAAAATAGTTGTTGTAGTGGAAGATTTAGAGATTGCAAGAACAGCTCTTCAATGGGCTCTTCATAATCTCCTTCGATTTGGGGATTTGATTACTCTTCTTCATGTGTTTTCTTCTCCTTCTAATTCGAAAACCAGGAAGAAGAAGACCAGGCTTCTTCGTCTCAAAGGCTTCCAATTGGCTCTCTCTTTCAAAGATTTATGTAACAACAGCTTCTTTAAT ACAAATATTGAGATTATTGTAAGAGAAGGAGATCAAGAAGGAGGGACAATTGCAGCTTTGGTGAGAGAGATGGGTGCTTTTGCTCTTGTTGTTGGACTCCATGATCAGAGCTTTCTTtacaa GTTGGCAATGGCCCACAACAATGTTGGAAACATTTTAAATTGCAAAGTGGTAGCCATCAAACAACCAGGTGCAATACAAGAAATAAGGACAAGGGCAACGCCAGTAGTAGTAGGCAGTTCAACCAACATGGACTTTTCACTCATCGAGATTGCTAGTTTAGA AGTTCCTGATATTCCTGCTCCAAAAGTTGCATACAAAATCTGTCCAGACCCATATGCAGTAATTTGGAGATGGAGGAAGTCAAGGAGGAAGAGTGGCTCCTGA
- the LOC110619309 gene encoding oleosin G yields MSSTQLSLTSVPTPFLHRSYLLLNPLLSHFSRFLPKLPIMADRPTTPQRPSRSLATIDGSAFLRKLQAYAPNSSQLVGFLTLLISGSILLLLSGITVTVAVLGLIFLTPLIIVSSPIWLPVGIVLFLTVAGFLSICGVGVAVVGGLSWLYRYYRGMNPPGSDRFDYARSRIFDTASHVKDYAREYGGYLQSKVKDAAPGA; encoded by the coding sequence ATGAGTTCAACCCAACTCTCTTTGACATCTGTCCCCACCCCTTTTCTTCATCGATCCTATCTTCTTCTCAACCCTTTGCTCTCTCATTTCTCTCGCTTTCTTCCGAAGCTTCCTATCATGGCTGACCGTCCTACGACTCCTCAGCGACCTTCAAGATCCTTGGCTACAATCGATGGCTCTGCCTTTCTACGTAAACTCCAAGCTTATGCTCCCAACTCATCCCAACTCGTTGGTTTCTTGACTCTCCTCATATCTGGCTCAATTCTTCTCCTCCTTTCAGGTATCACTGTCACAGTTGCTGTTCTTGGTCTTATTTTTCTAACTCCTTTGATTATCGTTTCAAGCCCAATTTGGCTCCCCGTCGGAATCGTTCTCTTTCTTACGGTTGCTGGGTTTTTGTCGATTTGCGGGGTCGGAGTGGCGGTTGTGGGTGGATTGTCGTGGTTGTATAGGTATTATAGAGGGATGAATCCACCCGGTTCCGATCGGTTCGATTATGCTCGAAGCCGGATCTTTGATACGGCGAGCCATGTGAAGGATTATGCTAGAGAGTATGGTGGATACCTGCAGAGCAAGGTGAAGGATGCGGCTCCAGGAGCATGA
- the LOC110621471 gene encoding kinesin-like protein KIN-8A, whose product MPVSTRSQINNQEQSVPNKEQRTRPSSDQEETQARVPLRNPHHGLKEKMRALTLLYEQQKKASSALRNLSPKPEEKRFSTHPSVDLLSSCKKNEKAFKETKDYKQENVMRENTMPMVPTLHNEKLNSTVTRTFVLPQPPAEDAKENLVMGPDRVIGFSSCARKANVSTTVARRLSMGVSVAQTEPKGFLGKENVREMEKLEAVSEKNEATGSRILVFVRLRPMFKKEREAGLRCCVKIVNRKDVYLTEFANENDYLRLKRLCGRHFTFDASFSDSTSQQEVYSTTTAELVEAVLQGRNGSVFCYGATGAGKTYTMLGTVENPGVMVLAIKDLFTKIRQRSYDGNHMVHLSYLEVYNETVRDLLSPGRPLVLREDKQGIVAAGLTQYRAYSTDEVMALLQRGNQNRTTEPTRANETSSRSHAILQVVVEYQVKDASMNVINRVGKLSLIDLAGSERALATDQRTLRSLEGANINRSLLALSSCINALVEGKKHIPYRNSKLTQLLKDSLGGACNTVMIANISPSNLSFGETQNTLHWADRAKKIRTKAYEANVEIQHLPESETDLASLLLEVQKENRELRVQLARQQQKLLTLQAQSLAANASPTPSSISSLLTPPTAQPNEKRKTRPSFLARNCFTPESRKKGENETVKELQQTVKTLEAEIERMKKDHALQMKQKDERIRELSRKSDKPLGGVSKRVVPGRGNLGAKESNLGELKSTSQRFKSPVPTAKKRSFWDITTANSPSVATLNGRKTRSHIIAEPSAAPSMLLQPGFSRQVHDPLK is encoded by the exons ATGCCAGTGTCAACCAGGTCTCAAATCAACAACCAAGAGCAAAGTGTTccaaacaaagaacaaagaacaAGACCTAGCTCAGATCAAGAAGAGACCCAGGCGAGAGTTCCATTGAGAAACCCTCATCATGGCTTGAAAGAGAAGATGAGAGCTTTGACTCTCTTATATGAGCAGCAAAAGAAAGCTTCTTCAGCTCTTAGGAACCTCTCCCCCAAACCTGAAGAGAAGCGTTTTTCCACACATCCAAGTGTGGATCTCCTCAGTTCTTGCAAGAAAAATGAGAAGGCTTTTAAAGAAACAAAAGATTATAAGCAAGAAAATGTAATGAGAGAGAATACAATGCCTATGGTGCCTACATTACATAATGAGAAGCTTAATTCTACAGTAACAAGAACCTTTGTATTGCCACAGCCACCTGCGGAAGATGCTAAAGAGAATCTTGTAATGGGTCCTGATCGTGTTATTGGGTTCTCTTCATGTGCAAGAAAGGCTAACGTTTCAACTACGGTGGCAAGGAGGCTGTCGATGGGAGTTTCAGTGGCACAAACAGAACCAAAAGGTTTCCTTGGGAAAGAAAATGTGAGAGAAATGGAAAAATTAGAGGCTGTTTCAGAGAAAAATGAGGCTACTGGAAGCCGCATTTTGGTGTTTGTGAGGCTTAGGCCTATGTTCAAGAAGGAAAGAGAGGCTGGTTTGCGCTGCTGTGTGAAGATTGTGAATAGAAAAGATGTGTATTTGACTGAGTTTGCTAATGAGAATGATTATCTTAGACTTAAAAGGCTTTGTGGACGCCATTTCACCTTTGATGCTTCGTTTTCAGATTCAACTTCTCAACAGGAAGTTTATTCTACAAC GACAGCAGAGCTTGTGGAAGCAGTGTTGCAAGGAAGGAATGGATCAGTATTTTGCTATGGTGCCACAGGTGCAGGGAAAACATATACAATGCTTGGGACAGTGGAGAATCCTGGAGTAATGGTTTTGGCAATAAAGGATCTTTTCACCAAGATTAGACAGAGGAGCTATGATGGAAACCATATGGTTCATCTTTCATATCTTGAAGTTTATAATGAAACTGTTAGAGATCTGCTCTCTCCTGGAAGGCCTCTAGTGCTTAGAGAAGATAAGCAG GGAATTGTAGCAGCAGGCCTGACACAGTACAGAGCTTATTCTACAGATGAA GTAATGGCATTACTTCAAAGAGGAAACCAAAATCGAACAACCGAACCAACCCGAGCCAACGAAACCTCTTCAAGATCACATGCTATTCTGCAG GTTGTTGTTGAATACCAAGTTAAGGATGCTTCAATGAATGTGATCAACAGAGTAGGAAAGCTCTCACTCATTGATCTTGCTGGTTCAGAAAGAGCCTTAGCAACTGATCAAAGAACTCTTAGATCTCTTGAGGGTGCCAATATAAATAGGTCACTTCTTGCATTAAGCAGCTGTATTAATGCCCTTGTTGAGGGTAAGAAACATATCCCATACAGAAACTCAAAGCTCACTCAACTTCTCAAAGACTCATTAGGAGGAGCTTGCAACACTGTAATGATTGCAAATATCAGTCCAAGCAATCTCTCATTTGGTGAAACTCAAAACACACTCCATTGGGCCGATCGAGCCAAGAAAATCCGAACCAAG GCCTATGAAGCAAATGTGGAAATACAACATCTGCCAGAATCTGAAACTGATCTTGCCAGTTTATTGCTTGAAGTGCAAAAAGAGAATCGTGAATTGAGAGTACAATTAGCTCGCCAGCAACAAAAGCTGCTAACCCTCCAAGCACAATCACTGGCTGCAAATGCCTCGCCAACTCCTTCATCAATTTCCTCTCTCTTAACTCCTCCCACTGCACAaccaaatgaaaaaagaaaaacaaggcCATCATTTCTAGCTAGAAACTGTTTCACACCAGAATCCAGGAAAAAGGGAGAAAATGAAACAGTTAAGGAGCTTCAGCAAACTGTGAAGACATTAGAGGCAGAGATTGAGAGAATGAAGAAAGATCATGCATTGCAGATGAAACAGAAAGATGAACGTATTCGTGAGCTTAGTAGAAAGAGTGACAAACCATTAGGAGGAGTTTCAAAGAGAGTGGTTCCTGGCAGGGGTAACTTGGGAGCAAAGGAATCAAACCTTGGTGAATTGAAGAGTACGAGTCAGCGGTTCAAGTCGCCAGTTCCAACTGCGAAGAAACGAAGCTTTTGGGACATAACAACAGCTAATAGCCCATCTGTGGCTACACTAAATGGAAGAAAAACAAGAAGTCATATAATTGCAGAACCTTCTGCAGCTCCTTCCATGCTTCTTCAG CCAGGTTTTTCTCGTCAAGTACATGACCCTCTGAAGTAG
- the LOC110624776 gene encoding protein Dr1 homolog isoform X3, with product MTKIIKEMLPPDVRVARDAQDLLIECCVEFINLVSSESNEVCSREEKRTIAPEHVLKALEVLGFGEYIEEVYAAYEQHKLETMQDSLKGGKWSNGAEMTEEEAAAEQQRMFAEARARMNGGAIATKQPESDRSLES from the exons ATgacaaaaattattaaagagATGTTACCCCCAGATGTTCGTGTTGCAAGAGATGCTCAAGATCTTTTGATAGAGTGTTGTGTAG AGTTTATAAACCTTGTGTCATCAGAGTCCAATGAAGTATGCAGTAGAGAGGAGAAACGGACAATTGCGCCTGAGCATGTGCTCAAAGCCTTAGAG GTTCTTGGGTTTGGTGAGTACATCGAGGAGGTTTATGCTGCATACGAGCAACACAAGCTTGAGACTATG CAGGACTCTTTAAAAGGTGGTAAATGGAGCAATGGAGCAGAGATGACAGAGGAAGAAGCAGCAGCAGAGCAGCAAAGGATGTTTGCTGAGGCACGTGCAAGAATGAATGGAGGAGCTATTGCAACCAAGCAACCAGAGAGTGACCGAAGTTTAGAGAGCTAA
- the LOC110620076 gene encoding uncharacterized protein LOC110620076 isoform X1, whose amino-acid sequence MLAFTSSSVGALPLAAPVCAVKTRSGCKGQKEISPVSVSTQLRPYDPRSGLNKLVISPVGLGKQLRPIYGTKHCNRKQSASIICAAAMSARCSASGQTQTITREAPTITKAPVREPTKTPQLDDGGPGLPPGDDGGGGGGGGGGGNWSGGFFLFGFLAFLGFLKDKETDDGGYQDSRRR is encoded by the exons ATGTTGGCATTTACTTCAAGTTCTGTTGGAGCCTTACCTCTAGCAGCACCAG TTTGTGCAGTTAAAACTAGAAGCGGATGCAAGGGTCAAAAGGAAATAAGTCCTGTCAGTGTTTCCACTCAGCTTCGACCTTATGATCCTCGAAGTGGGTTAAACAAGCTTGTGATAAGTCCAGTAGGACTTGGGAAGCAGTTACGTCCTATTTATGGAACAAAACATTGTAATAGAAAGCAATCTGCTTCTATTATATGTGCTGCTGCTAtg AGTGCAAGATGCTCTGCTTCAGGGCAAACTCAAACCATAACTCGTGAGGCACCAACAATCACCAAGGCTCCTGTACGAG AACCTACCAAGACGCCACAACTTGATGATGGTGGACCTGGACTGCCACCTGGTGATGATGGCGGCGGCGGAGGTGGGGGTGGTGGGGGAGGAAACTGGTCAGGCGGATTCTTCCTTTTTGGTTTTCTTGCATTTCTAGGCtttttaaaagataaagagACTGATGATGGCGGCTACCAGGATAGCAGGAGAAGATAG